The sequence below is a genomic window from Oleidesulfovibrio alaskensis DSM 16109.
TGCGTCCGTCAGAGTCCGCCCCCACACACGGGCCGTGTCTATACGCAGCACAACCAGCAGAAAGCTGAAAACTTATTTTGCCAGCCACTCTTCCAGCACCGCAGCGTATTCTTCTTCGGTATATGTGGGAGTCTCGTATTTACCCGCCTGCTGACGCTGCCGCGAAGCCTCGGACAAAATAACAGCCGCAGCCACCGAGACATTGAAGCTCTGAATCATGCCGAACATGGGGATATAGACTTCACCGTCCACTATTTCCATAAGCTCGGCGTCCACCCCGCGGTGTTCGTTGCCCATAATGATCGCCGTGGGACCGGTCATGTCCCATTCGCGCAGCGGCCGGGCCGAGGGCGAACAGCTGGTGGCAAGAATACGGCATCCTTTTTTTCTGAGCGCAGCGGCCAGCTGTGCCGGATCTTCGTGCCTTTCAGTCTCCACCCATTTGCGGGCAGATGCCGAAGAGCGTCCGCTGAGCGGGGGAAAAGGGGTATCCGTATAGTACAGATGGACTCTGGAAACGCCGAAAGCGTCGCAGCTGCGGTAGATGGCCGACACATTGTGCGGATCGTGTATATTTGCAAGCACAAGAGTAAGGTCTTTCTGCCTCAGCGACAGCACCCTCTTGATTTTCTCCACCCTTTCTGAAGTACGTTCTCTGGTCATATCATTTTCATCCGTTCATATCGTTCTGACTTTTCGGTTCCGTGCATAAATCCAGCGTTACATACAGCGGAACGGGCCTGCTGTCACCCCGTGCCTGCGGCACAGCAGCGCCAGGCCGGACACTGCATAACGTGATGCCTGCCGCGGGGTTGTCAGCCAAAAGATGGCACAACCTGCTAAAAAAGCGAGCCTTTGTTCCAAGCCACTGACTTTTTTTCATATATTGCCGCCATGCTCTATTGAAAAGTCCCGTTTCGTCCGGTAGAACGGCAAAGGCATTCGCGACAGCTTCGGGCTTGTGCGCGAACAGCGCCCTGCTGTCAGGAAACGGCACAGGCTGCAGCTGTCTGCCATTGACCTTTTTCCCCAATAACGGCCTGAAACCCCGATATTTTTCAGGCGTGTTTCCGACACAACAAGGAGGCAAGGAACGGTGAACCGTTGGAGTTTTTCTCAACTTATGACCGCAGTGTTCACACTCACGGCGGTTTGTCTGCTGCCCTGTCTGGCGCTGGCTGCAGGCGGGCATGGTGCTCCTCATCTTGACGGGGCTGAACTGGGCGTCATGTGGGTTATTCCCTTTGCCTGCATGCTGCTCTCCATCGCCATATTCCCCCTCACCGCACCCCATTTCTGGCATCACAACTTCGGCAAGGTGGCTGCGTTCTGGGCATTGGCATTCATCATTCCCTTCACTGTAAAATTCGGTTTTTCACTGGCGCTGTACGAAGTTATTCATACTCTTTTCCTTGAATACATACCCTTTATCATACTGCTGCTGTCTTTGTTCACAGTTGCAGGCGGGGTACGCCTGAAAGGTTCTCTGGTGGGCACCCCTGTGGTCAACACTGGCCTGCTGCTCATCGGTACCGTACTGGCCAGCTGGATGGGTACCACCGGTGCCGCCATGCTGCTCATCCGTCCGCTGCTGCGCGCCAACGCACACCGCAAATACAAGGTGCATTCCGTCGTATTCTTCATTTTCCTTGTGGCCAACATCGGCGGTTCGCTGACTCCGCTGGGTGACCCGCCTCTGTTCCTCGGCTTCCTGAAGGGCGTGTCCTTCTTCTGGACCACCATCCATATGCTGGTCCCCATGCTGTTTGTGGCTGCAATCCTGCTGGCACTCTTCTTCGTTGTCGACACCATGCTGTTCGCCAAGGAAGGCAAGCCGGTTCCCCCCACCGACGCATCCGGTGAAAAGCTGGGACTGGAAGGCAAGATCAACCTGCTCCTGCTGGTTGGCGTTGTCGGCGCGGTACTGCTGAGCGGTCTGTGGAAGCCCGGCATCAGCCTTGATCTCTACCACGTGCCGGTTGAACTTCAGAACATTGTCCGCGATGTCCTGCTGCTGGTCATCGCCGGTCTGTCTCTGAAGCTTACCGATCCTGAAAGCCGCAGAAAGAACGACTTCAACTGGTTCCCCATCATCGAAGTCGCCAAGCTCTTCTCCGGCATTTTCATCTCCATGATTCCGGCCATCGCCATTCTGAAGGCCGGAGAATCCGGTGCACTGCGCAGTGTTATTGAAATGGTGAGCCACAACGGCCAGCCTGTGAACGTGATGTACTTCTGGCTCACGGGCCTGCTGTCCAGCTTCCTTGACAACGCGCCCACCTACCTTGTGTTCTTCAACACCGCAGGCGGCGACGCCGTGCACCTGATGAACGACCTGTCACACACGCTGCTGGCCATTTCCGCCGGTGCTGTGTTCATGGGGGCCAACACCTATATCGGTAACGCTCCCAACTTCATGGTACGTTCCATCGCTGAAGATCAGGGCGTCAAGATGCCCAGCTTCTTCGGCTACATGATGTGGTCGGGCGGTATCCTTATCCCCGTCTTCATCCTTGTGACGTTCGTTTTCTTCTAGTCGGGCCTGGAAGAAAGCAGAAGCATGATGTGGGTGCCCTAGGGCTGGACTCCTCCTGGGCACCCATTCATGGCGGACAATCGGGGACGGAAGCTGCACTCTTCCGTCCCCGAATCTTTCCGGCGGCTCCAGTTACGCCTCATGTGACGGACACATGCAGTGCGTCCCGCCTCCGCCGCCCTTCAGTGCACCGCACTCAGCCAGCCTTCTGTCCCAACGCCCCCCATACAGCAGAACAAACCCGTCTGTGCATCCGTAAGCAACAAAGCATAGCGTTCAACGCACATACAGCAGGTCAGACTGACGACCGGCAGCCGCCCCCCCCGCAACACAGCCGGTAAAAACAAAACGCGAACAGCAGTCTGGTAAGACCGCCTAAGCCGCAGCCGACGGGTTTACCCGCGGGCGGACACACCCGCTCATCACGCTCCGCGCAGCACGGGCAGAAAGCACAAAAAAACGCCCCGCGTAACCGCAGGGCGCCGTCGCCGTCATCATCTCCACATCCAAAAGCATCATGTGCGGAAAAGCTTGCGCTCCACATCCGCCCAGACCATGCCGGGAGTCACCTCAGCCATACAGCGGTGGTGCCCCTGCGGGCATTCCTGCGGGCCATGCAGGCCGCACGGACGACAGGAGACATCGGCCTCCAGCACCGTGGACCGGCTGCCGCGGGGGAAAAAACCCAGACGCCGGACGGTAGGGCCGAAAATGGCCGTCACCGGAGTATGCTGCACCCATGCAAGATGCATGGGGCCTGAATCATTGGTCACATAACAGTCCAGACGTCCCAGAAAGGCCGCAAGCTCGGGAAGCGAAAGACTGCCCGAAAGATCAAGCACAGCATGGCGTCTGCCCCCGGTATCAATGCGGCTGATCACATCCTGCGCCATGGCTTCTTCTCCGGGACCGGCAAAAATCATCACCTGCGCCCCCGCGGCAACTGCGTGCGAAGCAACCTGCGCATACGAGGCGGCAGGCCATCGTTTTGTTCCCCATACCGAACCGGGATGCAGCCCCACAACCGGACCTTTCACATGGCTGGCAAAATATCCTTCGGCTTTCTGGCGGGCATCCTGCGGCAGCACCAGCCGGGGCCATGTGTGCAGTTCGCTGATTCCCAGTGGCTTTACCAGTTGCAGCAAGCGTTCGATTTCTTCCATGGAGTCGAAGCAGCGCGGAACGGTATGCGTATAAAAATATCTGTTCAGAAAAGGTCTGTCATACCCGATACGCGTCTTGGCGCTTGACCAGCGGGCCATCAGGCCGCTGCGGACACTGGTATGGGCCGATACAAAAAGCGAATACCCCTGTGCCGCCATATGCCTGCCCAGAGCGAAAGTTCCGCCCGGACCGCCCTGTGCTCCGTTCTTGTCATACCCGTACACCCCCGCCAGCTCCGGCTGGGATGCGAACAGCCCCTCAAACCCCTTGCGCACCCAGAAATCAATGGCGGCATCAGGATAGGCAGCCTTCAGCGTGCTGATAAGCGGCAGCGTCAGCACGGCATCGCCGAGAAAAGCGGTGTTCCAGACGGCTATGCGTCGCATTATTTCTCCTCCAGCACAGTTCTTACCCAGTCGAGCGCGGCACGCACATCGCATACCACAACATCCGGCAGCACGCCTGAGCGTTTATGCACTTCAACCCAGCCTTCCTCACGCAACGCCATATCAGCTTCCGCTTTCAATCCGGCCTTTTCCGCCTCTGCCCGCCCTTTGCCGGTAAGTACCAGCACAGAAGCCGCCAGACAGGCGTTGCGCCCGAAGCCCACATCAGCCAGCTTGTCGCCCACCATCACGCAGCGCTCAGCCTTCAGCCCGTAGGCATCGCGCAGGGACTGCCACATGCCTGTCTCCGGCTTGCGGCATATGCAGGAACTGTCAGGAGCATGCGGACAATGGCGCGAAGCAGTGACCGACGCGCCGCAGGATTGCAGCATGGCGTCAAGCTGCATCCTGCACGCCTCGTAGTCGTTTTCCGAAAACATTCCCCGCCCGATACCGGACTGATTGGTCACGATGAACAGCTTTCTGCCTTCGGCACAGGCTCCGGCCAATGCTTCTCCGGCCCCCGGCAGCAGT
It includes:
- a CDS encoding TrmH family RNA methyltransferase; the encoded protein is MTRERTSERVEKIKRVLSLRQKDLTLVLANIHDPHNVSAIYRSCDAFGVSRVHLYYTDTPFPPLSGRSSASARKWVETERHEDPAQLAAALRKKGCRILATSCSPSARPLREWDMTGPTAIIMGNEHRGVDAELMEIVDGEVYIPMFGMIQSFNVSVAAAVILSEASRQRQQAGKYETPTYTEEEYAAVLEEWLAK
- a CDS encoding sodium:proton antiporter, which translates into the protein MTAVFTLTAVCLLPCLALAAGGHGAPHLDGAELGVMWVIPFACMLLSIAIFPLTAPHFWHHNFGKVAAFWALAFIIPFTVKFGFSLALYEVIHTLFLEYIPFIILLLSLFTVAGGVRLKGSLVGTPVVNTGLLLIGTVLASWMGTTGAAMLLIRPLLRANAHRKYKVHSVVFFIFLVANIGGSLTPLGDPPLFLGFLKGVSFFWTTIHMLVPMLFVAAILLALFFVVDTMLFAKEGKPVPPTDASGEKLGLEGKINLLLLVGVVGAVLLSGLWKPGISLDLYHVPVELQNIVRDVLLLVIAGLSLKLTDPESRRKNDFNWFPIIEVAKLFSGIFISMIPAIAILKAGESGALRSVIEMVSHNGQPVNVMYFWLTGLLSSFLDNAPTYLVFFNTAGGDAVHLMNDLSHTLLAISAGAVFMGANTYIGNAPNFMVRSIAEDQGVKMPSFFGYMMWSGGILIPVFILVTFVFF
- a CDS encoding glycosyltransferase family 9 protein, which codes for MRRIAVWNTAFLGDAVLTLPLISTLKAAYPDAAIDFWVRKGFEGLFASQPELAGVYGYDKNGAQGGPGGTFALGRHMAAQGYSLFVSAHTSVRSGLMARWSSAKTRIGYDRPFLNRYFYTHTVPRCFDSMEEIERLLQLVKPLGISELHTWPRLVLPQDARQKAEGYFASHVKGPVVGLHPGSVWGTKRWPAASYAQVASHAVAAGAQVMIFAGPGEEAMAQDVISRIDTGGRRHAVLDLSGSLSLPELAAFLGRLDCYVTNDSGPMHLAWVQHTPVTAIFGPTVRRLGFFPRGSRSTVLEADVSCRPCGLHGPQECPQGHHRCMAEVTPGMVWADVERKLFRT
- a CDS encoding D-glycero-alpha-D-manno-heptose-1,7-bisphosphate 7-phosphatase, producing MPRIDCILLDRDGTVIVDKHYLSDPQGVELLPGAGEALAGACAEGRKLFIVTNQSGIGRGMFSENDYEACRMQLDAMLQSCGASVTASRHCPHAPDSSCICRKPETGMWQSLRDAYGLKAERCVMVGDKLADVGFGRNACLAASVLVLTGKGRAEAEKAGLKAEADMALREEGWVEVHKRSGVLPDVVVCDVRAALDWVRTVLEEK